A genomic segment from Chloroflexota bacterium encodes:
- the der gene encoding ribosome biogenesis GTPase Der — MKPIVAVVGRPNVGKSTLFNRLVGQPLAIVEDSPGTTRDRLYADSEWNGRTFTLVDTGGLVFEQMGEVESKVREQAQIAMAEADVIVFMVDASTGLTAADWEAADLLRRTDKPLVLAANKADNEERRRAALEFYELGLGEPIPLSALHGTGTGDLLDAITASFAPEVAEEEDEAMRVAIVGRPNVGKSSLLNALLGEERAIVSEIPGTTRDAIDTRLEWGGEPIVLIDTAGIRRRGRIEPGVEKYSVLRAMRAIQRADVAVLVLDGMDGPTAQDAHIAGYILEEMKSVIVAVNKWDLVPKDSHTMHAYTQAVRAALRFMDYVPVLFISAKTGQRVGQVLDTALRVRDERLVRLSTAELNDMLRQAVARQAPPTKAGKSLKFYYVTQPSVDPPTFVFFVNDKELVHFSYVRYLENQIRERYPFTGTPLRLLFRGREPRRKKG, encoded by the coding sequence ATGAAGCCCATTGTCGCCGTGGTAGGCCGCCCCAACGTGGGCAAGTCCACGCTGTTCAATCGGCTTGTGGGCCAGCCACTTGCCATCGTAGAGGATTCGCCCGGGACCACCCGCGACCGCCTCTACGCCGATTCGGAGTGGAATGGCCGCACGTTCACGCTGGTGGACACGGGCGGTCTGGTCTTTGAGCAGATGGGCGAAGTGGAGTCCAAGGTGCGCGAGCAGGCGCAGATCGCCATGGCCGAGGCCGATGTCATCGTCTTCATGGTGGATGCGTCCACGGGGTTGACCGCCGCCGACTGGGAGGCCGCCGACCTCCTCCGCCGCACCGACAAGCCCCTCGTCCTGGCCGCCAACAAGGCGGATAACGAAGAGCGTCGCCGGGCGGCCCTGGAGTTCTACGAACTGGGCCTGGGCGAGCCGATTCCCCTCTCCGCGCTTCACGGGACGGGCACAGGCGACCTGCTGGATGCCATCACGGCGTCCTTTGCGCCGGAGGTCGCCGAGGAAGAGGACGAGGCGATGCGGGTGGCCATCGTGGGCCGACCCAACGTGGGCAAGTCCTCGCTGCTGAACGCGCTCCTGGGCGAGGAGCGGGCCATCGTCAGCGAAATCCCAGGCACAACCCGCGACGCCATAGACACCCGCCTGGAATGGGGCGGCGAGCCGATCGTGCTCATAGACACGGCGGGCATCCGCCGCCGCGGGCGCATTGAGCCGGGCGTGGAGAAGTACAGCGTGCTGCGGGCCATGCGCGCCATCCAGCGCGCCGACGTGGCGGTGCTGGTGCTGGACGGCATGGACGGCCCCACGGCCCAGGATGCCCACATCGCGGGCTATATCCTGGAGGAGATGAAGAGCGTCATCGTGGCGGTGAACAAGTGGGATTTGGTGCCGAAGGATTCGCACACCATGCACGCGTACACCCAGGCGGTGCGCGCGGCCCTCCGGTTCATGGACTATGTGCCGGTGCTGTTCATCTCGGCCAAGACGGGCCAGCGGGTGGGGCAGGTGCTGGACACTGCGCTGCGGGTCCGCGATGAGCGCCTGGTGCGCCTGTCCACGGCCGAACTCAATGACATGCTGCGCCAGGCCGTGGCGCGCCAGGCTCCGCCCACGAAGGCCGGCAAGTCGCTGAAGTTCTACTACGTAACCCAGCCCTCGGTGGATCCGCCCACGTTTGTGTTCTTCGTCAACGACAAGGAACTGGTGCACTTCTCCTACGTTCGCTATCTGGAAAACCAGATTCGCGAGCGGTATCCGTTCACGGGCACGCCGTTGCGGTTGCTGTTCCGAGGTCGGGAGCCGAGGCGGAAGAAGGGATAG